In one Dehalogenimonas formicexedens genomic region, the following are encoded:
- the argC gene encoding N-acetyl-gamma-glutamyl-phosphate reductase, producing MAKTRVGILNVTGYAGIELARLLAGHPGVELVSVTGRSSAGQRIGQVFPHMANLDLTIKSELDEVDLVFSALPHHESADQLIPFIEQGVSVIDVSADFRLKDPGLYDEWYGFKHPAPELLKTAVYGLPELHRAEIRQSRVIANPGCYPTASILALGPALKAGVVGGNVIVDAKSGVSGAGRSLKLSSHFCESDEDVCAYAIASHRHQPEIFQELAGVSGDITGVTFTPHLIPMTRGILATCYAKLNNNVSETDVTAIYHDFYRDEPFVSVVSEAPHTKHTSGTNMCLVYTKIDHRTGLLICIAAIDNLIKGAAGQAIQNMNLMLGLPEETGLPRLAQFP from the coding sequence ATGGCAAAGACAAGAGTAGGCATTTTGAACGTGACCGGGTATGCCGGAATAGAACTGGCCCGGCTTCTGGCCGGGCATCCGGGAGTTGAACTGGTCTCGGTAACCGGCCGAAGCTCAGCCGGACAAAGGATTGGCCAGGTATTCCCGCACATGGCAAATTTGGATCTCACGATCAAATCTGAACTCGATGAAGTTGACCTGGTTTTTTCAGCTTTACCGCACCACGAGAGCGCGGACCAACTGATCCCATTCATCGAACAAGGCGTCAGTGTTATCGATGTCAGCGCGGATTTCAGACTTAAGGACCCAGGGCTATACGATGAATGGTACGGCTTCAAGCACCCGGCGCCCGAATTATTGAAAACCGCGGTCTACGGCCTGCCGGAATTGCACCGGGCGGAAATCAGGCAATCCAGGGTCATCGCCAATCCCGGATGTTACCCCACGGCTTCCATCCTGGCGCTGGGGCCGGCACTCAAGGCTGGGGTCGTTGGCGGGAATGTCATTGTAGACGCCAAGAGCGGGGTATCGGGGGCGGGACGAAGCCTCAAACTCAGCAGCCATTTTTGCGAATCAGACGAGGACGTTTGCGCCTATGCCATCGCCTCGCACCGGCACCAGCCGGAAATTTTCCAGGAGCTGGCGGGCGTCAGCGGCGATATCACCGGGGTGACTTTCACCCCGCATTTAATTCCGATGACGCGCGGCATACTGGCCACCTGCTATGCCAAACTCAATAACAACGTATCTGAGACCGACGTTACCGCAATCTACCATGACTTCTACAGGGACGAGCCGTTTGTCAGCGTAGTATCGGAAGCTCCCCACACCAAACACACCTCCGGCACCAATATGTGCCTGGTGTACACCAAAATCGATCATCGCACCGGTTTATTGATCTGTATAGCCGCCATAGACAACCTGATCAAGGGCGCCGCCGGGCAGGCAATTCAGAACATGAACCTGATGCTTGGTCTCCCCGAAGAAACAGGGCTGCCCAGGTTGGCCCAATTCCCCTGA
- a CDS encoding prephenate dehydrogenase, translated as MNSGTAAKRVAIVGGYGKMGAWFARFLESEGFAVTIIGRDKDKLAKAAIELGVAATDRFERVAEADIVVLSVPIDAFGSVCQSLAPNVGANHKVVDLTSVKTRPVDTMHLHFPRSIVLGAHPVFGPGAAGLGGQNFILTPTSDPERDFAENISGWLAARGANVRIMPPEEHDRLMSISLGLAHFIAIITADALVSLDKLTDMNGASGITYKALLTLVESVLSEDPSLYASIQLNLPQIPEIESLFSEKARDWAAMVKQGNRDEFVRRMSELKSRLEAANPDFGRSYQNLYRLIDRE; from the coding sequence ATGAATTCCGGCACAGCGGCAAAAAGAGTGGCCATCGTTGGCGGTTACGGCAAGATGGGCGCCTGGTTTGCCCGTTTTCTGGAGTCTGAGGGCTTCGCGGTCACCATTATCGGCCGCGATAAAGACAAACTGGCAAAGGCGGCTATCGAACTCGGGGTGGCCGCGACCGACCGGTTTGAACGAGTTGCGGAAGCCGATATCGTTGTTCTATCGGTACCGATAGACGCCTTCGGGAGTGTCTGCCAAAGCCTAGCGCCGAATGTCGGAGCAAATCACAAAGTTGTCGATCTTACTTCAGTAAAAACCAGACCCGTTGACACCATGCATCTTCATTTCCCCCGCTCGATAGTTCTCGGCGCCCACCCGGTCTTCGGCCCCGGCGCCGCGGGACTCGGCGGTCAGAACTTCATCCTGACCCCGACCAGCGACCCGGAGAGAGATTTCGCAGAAAATATTTCGGGTTGGCTCGCCGCACGGGGCGCCAACGTCCGGATAATGCCGCCGGAAGAACACGATCGCCTCATGTCCATTTCGCTGGGACTGGCCCACTTCATCGCCATCATCACCGCGGACGCGCTCGTCAGCCTGGACAAGTTGACTGATATGAATGGCGCCAGCGGCATCACTTACAAGGCCTTGCTTACCCTCGTCGAGAGTGTCCTGTCCGAGGACCCTTCCCTATACGCCTCGATCCAGCTGAACCTGCCCCAGATTCCCGAAATCGAAAGCCTGTTTTCTGAGAAAGCCCGGGATTGGGCGGCAATGGTAAAGCAGGGGAACCGGGATGAATTTGTCCGCCGGATGAGTGAGCTCAAATCCAGGTTGGAAGCGGCAAATCCTGATTTTGGCCGGTCGTATCAGAACCTCTACCGGTTGATCGATCGCGAGTGA
- the pheA gene encoding prephenate dehydratase, whose product MSLDELRHRIDQLDENIVKLLAERLAVAEAIGHEKSASGNAPIDPGRERKVLDHAISTAAAGGMSADEITEIYGSVIKLARQRQETSVAFQGEAGAYSEAAALAYFGPRSVTRSCESLEEVFRQVANGIVQFGMIPIENSVEGSISRSYDLMLESNLMVSGELNLRVNHCLIGNPGSTLDGIKRVYSHPQALGQTGHFLRQLHLELIPASDTAGSVKLIKEKGFTDAAAVASERAAAIYGMKILARDIMDNPNNFTRFFALGLHDAPPSGDDKTSVVFAVKHKPGALYEFLRILAERQINLTKIESRPTRKKAWEYNFYLDFEGHRQDERIKAALPALEEQTLFFKILGSYPKARTEGK is encoded by the coding sequence ATGAGCCTTGATGAATTGCGCCACCGGATTGACCAGCTCGACGAGAATATCGTCAAGCTTCTGGCCGAGCGCCTTGCCGTAGCCGAAGCCATAGGGCACGAAAAAAGCGCCTCGGGAAACGCCCCGATAGACCCCGGCCGTGAACGCAAAGTCCTGGACCATGCTATTTCCACAGCCGCGGCGGGCGGCATGAGCGCGGATGAGATAACTGAGATCTACGGCAGCGTGATCAAGCTGGCTCGCCAGCGGCAGGAAACGAGCGTTGCCTTCCAGGGTGAGGCGGGGGCATATTCCGAGGCTGCCGCCCTGGCTTATTTCGGTCCACGGTCAGTGACCAGGTCGTGCGAGTCGCTCGAAGAAGTCTTCAGGCAGGTCGCCAACGGAATCGTCCAATTCGGCATGATTCCCATTGAAAACTCCGTTGAAGGCAGCATTTCACGTTCGTATGACTTGATGCTGGAATCCAACCTGATGGTTTCCGGTGAGCTCAACCTGCGGGTCAATCACTGTCTTATCGGCAATCCGGGATCGACCCTGGACGGCATCAAGCGCGTCTATTCGCATCCCCAGGCGCTTGGGCAGACCGGCCACTTCCTGCGGCAGCTTCATTTGGAACTCATCCCGGCCAGTGACACCGCCGGCAGCGTCAAGCTGATCAAAGAGAAAGGCTTCACGGACGCCGCCGCGGTCGCCTCAGAACGGGCTGCCGCCATCTACGGGATGAAGATTTTAGCCCGGGACATCATGGACAACCCCAACAACTTTACCCGGTTCTTCGCCCTGGGACTGCATGACGCCCCGCCTTCCGGCGATGACAAGACTTCCGTGGTCTTTGCCGTCAAGCACAAACCGGGCGCGCTGTATGAGTTCCTTCGCATTCTGGCTGAACGCCAGATTAACCTGACCAAGATCGAGAGCCGCCCCACCCGTAAGAAAGCCTGGGAATACAACTTCTACCTCGATTTCGAGGGACACCGTCAGGATGAGCGGATTAAAGCCGCCCTGCCCGCGCTCGAGGAACAGACCCTTTTCTTCAAGATTTTGGGTTCCTACCCTAAAGCCAGGACGGAAGGCAAATGA
- the aroC gene encoding chorismate synthase, translating into MNNSLGEVFRITSFGESHGDCVGIVIDGCPAGLPIHIDEIQREADKRKSSRNRPLATGRREADKVEVFSGVFNGFTTGAPICLAIWNRDIDSSEYEKIKNVFRPGHADFTAYEKYGGFNDWRGSGRFSGRITAGFVMAGAIAKKLLATIGIDVIGHTIEIGGVKSSPPQRIASIRAAMATNEVSCADPAAADAMIELIKAAAKDHDSLGGVIEARAEGLPPGLGEPVFDTLEGCLSKAYFAIPAVKGVEFGAGFSVSRLKGSEDNDAFSVVGGKIVTTTNNHGGILGGISSGMPLVARLAVKPTPSIGKLQRTVDAETREPTSIAVGGRHDTCIVPRAAAVAESMTAIVLADFALRAGKISRVLK; encoded by the coding sequence GTGAATAATTCATTGGGCGAAGTTTTTCGTATCACCAGCTTTGGCGAGAGCCACGGCGATTGCGTCGGTATCGTCATCGATGGCTGTCCGGCGGGGTTGCCCATCCATATCGACGAGATACAGCGCGAGGCAGATAAACGCAAGAGCTCGCGTAATCGTCCCCTCGCCACCGGAAGGCGTGAAGCGGACAAGGTTGAGGTATTTTCGGGCGTGTTCAACGGTTTCACCACCGGGGCGCCGATCTGCCTCGCCATCTGGAACCGCGACATCGATTCATCCGAATACGAGAAGATCAAAAACGTCTTTCGCCCCGGCCATGCTGATTTCACCGCCTATGAAAAATATGGCGGGTTCAATGACTGGCGCGGCTCCGGGAGATTTTCGGGCCGGATTACCGCCGGTTTCGTCATGGCCGGCGCCATCGCCAAGAAACTCCTTGCCACGATCGGCATCGACGTCATCGGCCACACCATTGAGATCGGCGGCGTCAAGAGCAGCCCGCCCCAGCGGATCGCATCCATCCGCGCGGCTATGGCCACAAATGAAGTCTCCTGCGCCGACCCAGCCGCCGCTGACGCCATGATCGAACTGATCAAAGCCGCAGCTAAAGACCATGACTCGCTTGGCGGCGTGATCGAAGCCAGGGCAGAGGGTTTGCCTCCCGGCCTCGGCGAGCCGGTTTTTGACACCCTCGAAGGGTGTTTATCCAAAGCCTATTTCGCCATCCCCGCGGTCAAGGGAGTGGAATTCGGAGCGGGCTTCAGCGTCTCCCGTTTGAAAGGCTCCGAAGATAACGATGCTTTTTCGGTTGTCGGCGGCAAGATCGTTACCACCACCAATAACCACGGCGGGATCCTGGGCGGCATATCGAGCGGTATGCCTCTGGTGGCTCGCCTGGCCGTGAAGCCGACGCCTTCGATCGGTAAATTGCAGCGCACGGTGGATGCGGAAACCAGGGAGCCGACCTCCATCGCCGTCGGCGGCCGCCACGATACCTGCATTGTGCCCCGCGCGGCTGCAGTGGCTGAGTCGATGACCGCTATCGTACTGGCAGATTTCGCCCTCCGCGCCGGGAAAATTTCGAGGGTACTGAAATGA
- the aroA gene encoding 3-phosphoshikimate 1-carboxyvinyltransferase has protein sequence MRATVTKGSSGGTVAAPPSKSFTIRALFAAALAEGQSRVVNPLISGDTEAAAEILTQLGARIERHSGYWQISGGNLKPSGEALNCRQSAATLRFLAPLCALLEGTSYLTFDPGLARRPMTPFTDIFRQLGVCADLTNSYVKIIGSGGRFSSNNISLPGNISSQFVSGLLLAAPLARDGLVISLSTPAESKDYLRMTISCLRHFSVTVETDNELTGFRIKSQAYTPADYAVEGDWSSASYFLGLGAIAGATTVAGLNTGSFQADRFMLNCLRQMDAKVLTEKNGVSVFPSRLKPIDVDLNEAIDLLPTVACLAAVAGGQSNLTGLGRARLKESDRVKAVADNLKIMGIDVVEGPGILTVAGGSPRGTVIDSFGDHRIAMAFAMLATVCGDTVITGAECVNKTYPGFWEDFKLAGGKVTLSE, from the coding sequence ATGAGAGCGACCGTCACTAAAGGCTCCTCCGGTGGTACGGTAGCCGCCCCGCCTTCAAAAAGTTTCACCATTCGTGCCCTTTTCGCCGCCGCGCTCGCCGAGGGTCAAAGCCGCGTCGTCAATCCTCTGATCTCGGGTGACACTGAAGCTGCCGCCGAAATACTGACGCAACTTGGCGCCAGGATCGAACGGCATTCCGGGTACTGGCAAATATCCGGCGGTAACCTGAAACCATCGGGCGAGGCGTTAAACTGCCGTCAATCCGCGGCCACCCTCCGCTTCCTGGCCCCCCTCTGCGCCCTCCTCGAAGGCACCAGTTACCTGACCTTCGACCCCGGCCTGGCCCGGCGGCCGATGACCCCCTTCACCGACATCTTCCGTCAGTTGGGCGTCTGCGCCGATCTCACCAACAGTTACGTCAAAATCATCGGTTCAGGCGGGCGGTTCAGCTCCAATAACATTTCGCTGCCCGGGAACATCAGCTCTCAATTTGTTTCCGGGCTTTTGCTCGCCGCGCCGCTGGCCAGAGACGGACTGGTCATCAGTCTTTCGACTCCTGCGGAATCCAAAGACTACCTCCGGATGACCATTTCATGCCTTCGCCATTTCAGTGTTACGGTCGAAACCGACAACGAACTTACCGGATTTCGGATAAAGAGCCAGGCCTATACGCCGGCGGACTACGCCGTTGAGGGTGACTGGTCGAGCGCCTCGTACTTTCTGGGTCTGGGGGCGATTGCCGGCGCCACCACGGTCGCCGGGTTGAATACCGGCAGTTTCCAGGCCGATAGATTCATGTTAAACTGCCTGCGACAGATGGACGCCAAGGTGCTCACGGAAAAGAACGGCGTTTCCGTCTTCCCGTCACGCCTTAAACCGATCGATGTCGATCTCAACGAAGCTATCGACCTGCTGCCGACCGTCGCCTGCCTGGCCGCCGTAGCCGGTGGGCAAAGCAATCTGACCGGCCTCGGCCGCGCCCGCCTCAAGGAATCGGACCGCGTGAAGGCGGTAGCCGATAATTTGAAAATCATGGGCATCGATGTCGTCGAAGGGCCTGGTATATTAACGGTTGCGGGCGGCAGTCCTCGGGGAACCGTGATCGACAGCTTCGGAGACCACCGCATTGCCATGGCTTTCGCTATGTTGGCGACAGTCTGCGGCGACACGGTGATAACCGGCGCGGAGTGCGTCAACAAGACCTATCCCGGCTTCTGGGAAGATTTCAAGCTGGCCGGAGGAAAGGTGACTCTGAGTGAATAA
- a CDS encoding shikimate kinase — MKSNISLIGFMGSGKSTVGKRLARRLERDFIETDRLIEERAGMPVGDIFQERGETWFRDAEQEVIKGISDSAQNAVIACGGGAVIRQANIEQLKRCSVVVYLETPIPALKERLASSRKRPLLNRPDRDTVIEELHEARRPVYEAAADVTVKTGKRPFAAVISEIIDRLGIDESDRH; from the coding sequence GTGAAAAGTAATATCTCCCTGATAGGTTTCATGGGCTCCGGCAAATCAACCGTCGGTAAAAGACTGGCCCGCCGTCTTGAACGCGACTTCATCGAGACCGACCGGTTGATAGAGGAACGCGCCGGCATGCCTGTCGGCGATATCTTCCAGGAGCGAGGCGAGACCTGGTTCAGGGACGCGGAACAAGAGGTGATCAAAGGCATTTCGGATTCAGCTCAAAATGCTGTCATCGCTTGCGGCGGCGGCGCGGTCATCCGGCAGGCCAATATCGAACAATTAAAGCGTTGTTCTGTAGTGGTGTATCTTGAAACGCCAATTCCAGCGCTGAAGGAACGGTTGGCCTCCAGCCGGAAGCGGCCGCTGCTAAACCGCCCGGATCGGGACACTGTGATCGAGGAGTTACATGAGGCCCGGCGTCCGGTCTACGAGGCTGCCGCGGATGTCACCGTCAAAACCGGAAAGAGGCCTTTTGCCGCAGTCATCAGCGAAATAATCGACAGGTTGGGAATAGATGAGAGCGACCGTCACTAA
- a CDS encoding shikimate dehydrogenase, translating to MINTDTKMVALIGNPVAHSVSPAMQNASFQALDLDFVYLSFQVPPAALAEAVNVIRGLGFRGANITIPHKTAVMPFLDEIDPAAKRIGAVNTVVNTQGKLTGYNTDAPGFLAALRQGGFEPKGQKAVVLGAGGAARAVVFALRDAGATVTILNRTHESAVNLARESGALSFELSESGLKSAMKGSSLVVNTTSLGMTPDVGSTPLLASFLKQGLFVFDTVYRPRQTRLLQEAEAAGCKIMGGLEMLLEQGALAFELWTGQPAPRDVMRQAAAEALR from the coding sequence ATGATCAACACCGATACGAAAATGGTTGCCCTCATCGGCAACCCGGTCGCCCACTCCGTTTCCCCGGCGATGCAGAACGCCTCATTCCAGGCGCTGGACCTTGATTTCGTTTACCTCTCTTTTCAGGTCCCGCCGGCCGCCCTGGCTGAAGCGGTCAATGTCATCCGCGGACTCGGTTTCAGGGGCGCCAATATCACCATCCCCCATAAGACGGCGGTGATGCCCTTTTTGGATGAGATCGACCCTGCCGCAAAACGTATCGGCGCGGTCAACACCGTCGTGAATACCCAGGGCAAACTGACCGGCTACAACACCGACGCCCCCGGTTTTCTGGCCGCTCTCAGGCAAGGCGGCTTCGAACCGAAGGGTCAAAAAGCCGTAGTCCTTGGAGCCGGGGGCGCGGCCAGGGCGGTCGTTTTCGCGTTGCGGGACGCCGGCGCCACCGTCACCATCCTCAATCGGACCCATGAGTCTGCGGTCAATCTTGCCAGGGAGTCCGGGGCCTTGAGCTTTGAGTTATCGGAGTCCGGGCTCAAATCTGCGATGAAGGGGTCTTCGCTCGTGGTGAACACCACCAGCCTGGGGATGACCCCCGATGTCGGCTCTACCCCGCTGCTCGCGTCCTTCCTGAAGCAGGGACTCTTCGTATTCGACACGGTCTATCGCCCCAGGCAAACCCGCCTGTTGCAGGAAGCCGAAGCCGCCGGCTGCAAAATCATGGGCGGGCTTGAGATGCTGCTTGAACAGGGCGCCCTTGCTTTTGAACTCTGGACCGGCCAACCAGCGCCCCGTGACGTCATGCGGCAGGCAGCCGCCGAGGCCTTGCGGTGA
- a CDS encoding type I 3-dehydroquinate dehydratase: MKLKICGVITEADEAAIRAAAPLVNLFEVRIDLIGPEWPAVAGNLTSPWIATNRMAAQGGTWQGSESSRLEELMKALDLGASMVDLELITPTVGEMVAAVKKKARCLISHHDLDGTPSPELLPFLIKRQLAAGADICKLVTTANAVSDNVNILGLYNQFPGSSLVAFAMGEAGVTSRVMAPLCGAPFTYAALDSGKPSAPGQLTVSQLAEIYRRMKV; this comes from the coding sequence GTGAAACTTAAAATCTGCGGCGTCATCACCGAAGCTGACGAGGCGGCAATTAGAGCCGCCGCGCCCCTGGTCAATCTCTTTGAGGTCCGGATCGATCTTATCGGACCGGAATGGCCTGCCGTCGCCGGGAATCTGACCAGCCCCTGGATCGCCACCAACCGGATGGCTGCCCAGGGCGGTACGTGGCAGGGTTCGGAAAGCTCCCGGTTGGAAGAACTGATGAAAGCCCTGGATCTGGGAGCTTCCATGGTCGATCTGGAACTGATCACCCCCACCGTCGGCGAAATGGTCGCCGCGGTCAAGAAAAAGGCCAGATGCCTCATCTCTCATCACGATCTGGACGGGACGCCTTCGCCAGAATTGTTGCCCTTCCTTATAAAACGTCAGCTTGCCGCCGGCGCCGATATCTGTAAGCTGGTGACCACCGCTAACGCGGTCAGCGACAATGTCAATATATTAGGATTATATAACCAGTTCCCGGGCAGCAGCCTGGTCGCCTTCGCCATGGGAGAGGCGGGAGTGACCAGCCGGGTTATGGCCCCGTTGTGCGGCGCTCCTTTTACCTACGCCGCCCTCGATTCCGGCAAGCCATCTGCCCCCGGGCAATTGACCGTTTCTCAACTGGCCGAAATTTACAGGCGGATGAAGGTATGA
- the aroB gene encoding 3-dehydroquinate synthase, with product MSVQLCVDLSDRGYPVHIGQGLLGQLPDLLKEAGFLGRLMIVTNPDIAGLHGNRLLGTLRSAGFSPELVLVPGGEAYKSLVTAGHLYEDLSKKQAERGTPIIALGGGVIGDLSGFVAATYQRGVPFIQLPTTLLAQVDSSIGGKVAVNVGSLKNMAGVFYQPRMVVADISTLSTLPIDELRNGMAEVIKSAIIGDAELFAFLESDMPRILNREPEALSFIVERSAVVKARIVEQDERDSGIRNYLNLGHTFGHALETITRFEMKHGAAVAAGMAAAARLSRLLNLLSGADNDRIINVIAAAGLPGAFDAGARSGAFIEAISHDKKKTAGKLKFVLPAGIGNVIIKDGIEPNEAIEALRG from the coding sequence ATGTCAGTTCAGCTTTGCGTCGATCTTAGTGACCGCGGCTACCCTGTCCACATCGGCCAGGGCTTGCTCGGCCAACTGCCGGATCTATTAAAGGAAGCCGGGTTCCTCGGGCGGTTGATGATTGTCACCAACCCGGACATTGCCGGGCTGCATGGCAACCGTCTCCTCGGCACGTTGCGTTCAGCCGGGTTCAGCCCGGAGCTGGTCCTGGTCCCCGGAGGAGAGGCTTACAAATCCCTGGTGACCGCCGGACACCTCTACGAAGACCTTTCGAAAAAGCAGGCTGAACGCGGTACGCCGATCATCGCCCTCGGCGGCGGCGTCATCGGCGATCTGTCCGGGTTTGTCGCCGCCACCTACCAGCGGGGAGTGCCTTTCATTCAACTTCCGACCACGCTCCTGGCGCAGGTTGATTCCAGTATCGGCGGCAAGGTGGCGGTCAACGTCGGCAGCCTCAAGAATATGGCCGGGGTTTTCTACCAGCCCAGGATGGTCGTGGCCGATATCTCAACCCTGTCGACTTTACCGATCGACGAATTACGCAACGGGATGGCCGAGGTGATTAAATCGGCGATCATCGGCGATGCCGAACTCTTTGCATTTCTCGAAAGTGACATGCCGCGAATATTGAATCGGGAACCGGAGGCGCTCAGCTTCATCGTCGAGCGTTCGGCTGTGGTCAAGGCGCGCATCGTGGAACAGGACGAGCGGGATTCGGGAATCCGCAACTATTTGAACCTGGGGCACACCTTCGGCCACGCCTTGGAAACGATCACCAGATTCGAAATGAAGCACGGGGCGGCGGTGGCCGCGGGCATGGCGGCCGCAGCGCGTTTATCCCGGCTTTTGAACCTGCTGTCGGGAGCAGACAACGATCGGATTATCAACGTTATCGCCGCCGCCGGATTGCCGGGCGCTTTCGACGCCGGTGCCCGATCAGGCGCTTTCATCGAAGCGATAAGCCATGACAAGAAAAAAACCGCCGGCAAGCTGAAATTCGTTCTGCCTGCCGGCATAGGTAACGTCATCATAAAAGACGGTATCGAGCCGAACGAAGCGATCGAGGCGTTGAGAGGGTGA
- the aroF gene encoding 3-deoxy-7-phosphoheptulonate synthase — protein sequence MIIMKKDATPEQVQHVVDEVAKVGLRTDVSRGAYLTIIGLIGDETKADFTHLAALPGVKEARMIEAPYKLINREYSSAYGETGTRVVKIGDVELGGDEPVFIAGPCAVENHDDLFRIAEKCRAAGAQILRGGVFKPRSSVHSFQGLGSAGTEEAIEALTWLRDAGREFGMPVVTEVRGEAQVDLVSHYVDMIQIGARNMYDQDLLQTAARKKLPVMFKRHFGASIEEFLCFSEYIAAEGNKDIILCERGIVPLGKGKNFTRYMLDLAAVPVIQKETYLPIIVDPSHATGRRDLIRSMSLASIAAGAAGLMIEVHDRPEEARCDAAQMIQPSELKDIIDSARQLRKIAVK from the coding sequence ATGATCATCATGAAGAAGGACGCCACCCCGGAGCAGGTGCAGCACGTCGTCGACGAAGTGGCAAAGGTCGGTCTGAGAACCGATGTCTCCCGCGGCGCCTATCTCACCATCATCGGCCTCATCGGCGATGAGACCAAAGCGGACTTTACCCACCTGGCAGCCCTTCCCGGAGTAAAGGAGGCCAGGATGATCGAAGCGCCCTACAAACTGATAAACCGTGAATACTCCAGCGCCTACGGCGAGACCGGCACCCGCGTCGTCAAGATCGGCGACGTCGAACTCGGCGGCGACGAGCCGGTGTTCATCGCCGGGCCGTGCGCTGTCGAAAACCATGACGACCTGTTCCGCATCGCTGAAAAATGCAGGGCCGCCGGTGCCCAGATCCTCCGCGGCGGCGTCTTCAAGCCCCGCTCCTCCGTCCACTCCTTCCAAGGCCTCGGTTCGGCCGGTACTGAAGAAGCTATCGAGGCTCTCACCTGGCTGAGGGACGCAGGCCGGGAATTCGGCATGCCGGTGGTGACCGAGGTCCGCGGCGAGGCCCAGGTAGACCTGGTGAGCCACTACGTCGATATGATCCAGATCGGCGCCCGCAACATGTACGACCAGGATCTCCTCCAGACCGCCGCCCGCAAGAAGCTGCCGGTGATGTTCAAGCGTCACTTCGGCGCCTCTATAGAGGAGTTCCTTTGTTTCTCTGAGTATATCGCCGCCGAGGGCAACAAGGACATCATCCTGTGCGAGCGCGGCATCGTGCCGCTGGGCAAGGGCAAGAATTTCACCCGCTACATGCTCGACCTGGCGGCGGTGCCCGTTATCCAGAAGGAGACCTATCTGCCTATCATCGTCGATCCCAGCCACGCCACCGGGCGGCGTGACCTCATCCGGTCGATGAGCCTGGCCTCGATAGCCGCCGGCGCCGCCGGGCTGATGATAGAAGTCCACGACCGTCCCGAGGAAGCGCGTTGCGACGCCGCCCAGATGATCCAGCCGTCTGAACTGAAAGACATCATCGACTCGGCGAGACAGCTGAGAAAGATTGCCGTAAAATAG
- the bfr gene encoding bacterioferritin, with translation MKGDTQLIATLNSLLADELTATNQYMVHAEMCENWGFEKLHKTIQKRAIVEMKHAEKLISRILFLEGVPIVSEYRKMYIGADVPKMFENDLMLENGAVKSYNTAVKLARDVADNATRDLLQSILDDEDGHVDEIETTQDQIGQMGIQVFLSTRVE, from the coding sequence ATGAAAGGCGATACCCAGCTTATTGCGACCCTTAATTCACTTCTGGCCGACGAACTCACCGCCACCAACCAGTACATGGTTCACGCCGAGATGTGCGAAAACTGGGGCTTCGAGAAGCTCCACAAGACGATCCAGAAACGCGCCATCGTCGAGATGAAGCACGCCGAGAAACTTATCAGCCGCATCCTCTTCCTCGAGGGTGTTCCCATCGTTTCGGAGTATCGCAAGATGTATATCGGCGCCGACGTCCCCAAGATGTTCGAGAACGACCTCATGCTGGAGAACGGCGCCGTCAAGTCCTACAACACCGCCGTCAAGCTTGCCCGTGATGTCGCCGACAACGCCACCCGCGATCTTCTCCAGTCCATCCTCGACGATGAAGACGGCCACGTCGACGAGATCGAGACGACCCAGGACCAGATCGGCCAGATGGGCATCCAGGTCTTCCTGTCCACCCGGGTCGAATAA
- the rpsL gene encoding 30S ribosomal protein S12: MPTVNQLIRKGRHKLTKKAKTPALHYNFNALKNRTSYGAGSPQKRGVCLQVKTTTPKKPNSALRKIARVRLSNHMEVTAYIGGEGHNLQEHSVVLIRGGRVPDLPGVRYHIVRGTLDTAGVANRKQGRSKYGAKVAKAAAKK; this comes from the coding sequence ATGCCTACAGTGAACCAGTTGATCCGAAAAGGGCGCCATAAGCTGACCAAGAAGGCCAAGACTCCGGCGCTGCATTACAATTTCAATGCGCTCAAGAACCGCACCTCCTACGGCGCCGGTTCACCCCAGAAGCGCGGCGTGTGCTTACAGGTGAAGACGACCACCCCCAAGAAACCGAACTCGGCGCTCCGCAAGATCGCCCGCGTCCGCTTATCCAATCACATGGAAGTCACCGCCTACATCGGCGGCGAGGGACACAACCTCCAGGAGCACTCGGTGGTACTTATCCGCGGCGGCAGGGTGCCTGATTTACCGGGCGTCCGCTACCACATCGTGCGCGGCACACTCGACACCGCCGGCGTAGCCAACCGCAAGCAGGGCCGCTCAAAGTACGGCGCCAAGGTCGCCAAGGCAGCCGCCAAGAAATAA